The genomic window CTGGCCTACGAGGCGCAGCGGCGGCGGGCCGCCGCGCTGGCCGAGCTGGACGCGGCCAAGACCAACTTCTTCACCGACGTCAGCCATGAGCTGCGCACCCCGCTGACGCTGATCACCGGGCCGGTGCAGGAGAGCCTCGCCGACGAGCGGGAGCCGTTGCCACCGGCCCAGCGGGAGCGGCTGGAGCTGGTGCACCGCAACGCCGGCCGGCTGCGCAAACTGGTCAACGACATGCTCGACTTCGCCCGGATCGAGGGCGGCCGGCTGGAGGCGGAGCGGGTGCCCACCGACCTGGCGGCCCTCACCCGGGGCATCGCCGAGTCCTTCGGGTACGCGCTGGAGGGGGCCGGGCTGGCCTTCGAGGTGGACGTGCGGCCGCTGCCCCGCACCGGGTACGTGGACCGGGACATGTGGGAGAAGGTCGTGGTCAATCTGCTCTCCAACGCGCTGAAGTACACCCTGGAAGGCACCGTCCGGCTCCGGCTGACGGGCGACCAGGAGACGGTCACCCTCTCGGTCAGCGACACCGGCGTCGGCATCCCGGTCGACCAGCAGCCACTGCTGTTCCGCCGCTTCCATCGGGTACGCGGCGCCGGCGGGCGGTCCTACGAGGGCGCCGGTATCGGGCTGGCCCTGGTCCAGGAGCTGGTCCGGCTGCACGGCGGTGAGGTGGGCGTGCGCTCGGTCGAGGGCGAGGGCTCCACGTTCACCGCGCGGATCCCGTACGGCCGGCCCACCGAGGGCCGGCCCGGCGCGGAGGAGGCCAGGCCCGGGGCGTACGGCGAGGAGGCCCTGCGCTGGCTGCCGGAGGCGCTGCCGGGCCCGGCGGCGACCGACCGGGCCGGCGGCCAGGCCCCGCCGGCGGACGCCCCGACCGTGCTGGTGGTGGACGACAACCGGGACCTGCGGACGTTCCTGGTCGGCCTGCTCGCGCCCAGCTACCGGGTGCTCGCGGCCGGCGACGGCCGGGCGGCGCTGGACCTGGTCGCGACCGAGCCGCCGGATCTGGTCCTCACCGACGTGATGATGCCGCGGATGGACGGCTTCGCCCTGCTGGCCGCGCTGCGCGCCGACCGGCGCACGGCCGGCGTGCCGGTCATCCTGCTCTCCGCGCGGGCCGGCGAGGAGGCGGCGGTGGAGGGGCTTCGGGCCGGCGCGGACGACTACCTGCCCAAGCCGTTCTCCTCCCTCGAACTGCTCGCCCGGGTCCGGGCGCACCTGGAGCTGTCCCGGCTGCGCAACCGGGAGGCGACCTGGCGCACCGCTTTGATCGACTCGTTGCAGGACGCCTTCGTGGTCTACGACGTCAGCTTCACGGTGGTGGAGGCCAACCACGCCTTCTGCCGGCTGCTCGGCCTCGACCGGCTGGAGCTGCCGACACCGGCCCCGCACCCGTGGTGGCCGGACCCGGAGACCGAGCCGGCGGAGTGGCGCGGGGTCGATGCGGCATTACGGGAGATGGCGACGGCCGACGGCGGGCGGGTGACCGTGCCGCTGCGGCACGCGGACGGCCACCGGATCTGGGTGGAGGCGGTCTACAACGCGCTGCGGGAGCCGGTCACCGGCCAGCGACTGCACGTGGCCACCCTGCGCGACATCACCGCCGAGGTCCGCGCCGCCGCCCGGCAGACCGCGGTGGCCGCGCTGGCCACCCGGCTGGCCAGCGCCAGCGACATCACCGAGGTGCTGGCGGGCGGCCTCGCCGAGCTGGGCGAGCTGCTCGGCGGCGCGCGCGGGGTGGCGGTCAGCCCCGACCCGGCCGGAACGCCCGTGGTGGTGGGCGCCGGACTGGAGCTGACCCCGGAGATCCGCCGGATTCTCGAGGCGACCGGGCCGGCGGCCGACCCGTACCTGGCCCGGGACGACGCCGGGCGGGTGACCGGCGTCGGGGCCCGGATCGGGGTGGGCGTCGGCACCGGGGGGATCTGGCTGGAGCCGGACGCGCCCCGACCGATGCCGGCGGTGGACGCGCCGCTGATCCGCCAGCTCTGCGCGGCGCTGGCCCAGGCGCTGGTCCGGGCCCACGCCTACGAGACGCAGCGGGGCGTGGCGCTGGCCATGCAGCGGGCCATGCTCGGGCCGACCGACCTGCCGGCCGGCTTCGCGGTCCGCTACGAGCCGGCGGTCCGCCCGCTGGAGGTGGGCGGCGACTGGTACGACGTGGTGCCGCTCCCCGGCGACCTGGTCGGCGTGGTGGTCGGCGACTGCGTCGGACGGGGGCTGTCGGCGGCCACGGTGATGGGGCAGCTGCGCAGTGCCTGCC from Micromonospora kangleipakensis includes these protein-coding regions:
- a CDS encoding SpoIIE family protein phosphatase, which produces MEGGTAADELFPGDDPTSAAHRAADWSATPLGPVESWPVELRSAVRTLMPSRIPMLLWWSHELVQIFNDPYTSFLGEKFPAAVGQRAVDCWAEIWDVVGPLTERALSGGSTYSHNQLLFMLRHGFLEETYWTYSYSPIENADGRVDGVFVATSEVTGQVVGDRRLALLRQLGELSIAEADSATDAVRAASRILARGPADLPAGMVYLSGDLPHGDSPTPDDERLRLVASFGLVDGAERTAADPPAEVAEAIKTGRPVRVTGLAGTTWPLARADGVGDPAPVDEAVALPLLATGGGRPVGVLVLGVSPYLPFDEPYRHFLDLVASRVSTALTDVLAYEAQRRRAAALAELDAAKTNFFTDVSHELRTPLTLITGPVQESLADEREPLPPAQRERLELVHRNAGRLRKLVNDMLDFARIEGGRLEAERVPTDLAALTRGIAESFGYALEGAGLAFEVDVRPLPRTGYVDRDMWEKVVVNLLSNALKYTLEGTVRLRLTGDQETVTLSVSDTGVGIPVDQQPLLFRRFHRVRGAGGRSYEGAGIGLALVQELVRLHGGEVGVRSVEGEGSTFTARIPYGRPTEGRPGAEEARPGAYGEEALRWLPEALPGPAATDRAGGQAPPADAPTVLVVDDNRDLRTFLVGLLAPSYRVLAAGDGRAALDLVATEPPDLVLTDVMMPRMDGFALLAALRADRRTAGVPVILLSARAGEEAAVEGLRAGADDYLPKPFSSLELLARVRAHLELSRLRNREATWRTALIDSLQDAFVVYDVSFTVVEANHAFCRLLGLDRLELPTPAPHPWWPDPETEPAEWRGVDAALREMATADGGRVTVPLRHADGHRIWVEAVYNALREPVTGQRLHVATLRDITAEVRAAARQTAVAALATRLASASDITEVLAGGLAELGELLGGARGVAVSPDPAGTPVVVGAGLELTPEIRRILEATGPAADPYLARDDAGRVTGVGARIGVGVGTGGIWLEPDAPRPMPAVDAPLIRQLCAALAQALVRAHAYETQRGVALAMQRAMLGPTDLPAGFAVRYEPAVRPLEVGGDWYDVVPLPGDLVGVVVGDCVGRGLSAATVMGQLRSACRAMLLLAKSPAEVLSALDDFARMIPGGACTTLFCAIIDCAGGEVRYSSAGHPPGILMHPDGAAELLDGARSVPLASVAVDRRPETVARVRPGSTLLLYTDGLVERRRELIDAGISRAVDVLAAGRDISVGELVDRLVRDLLPASGSDDVAVLVYRHRGPTVFTAEVPADPAQLAPTRERLRAWLRGLGVGEWDVESVLIATGEACANAIEHGYRFAPGAITTLRAELQDDRLEIEVRDHGGWRASDPDAGADRGRGRLIMARVMDEATIVGTPEGTTVRMVKRLSGGS